The genomic segment GATCGGCGTCGGCATCGGGCCGACGCTCGTCACGCAGTACAGCCTCGCCGCCGCCTTCAGCCCACGCGGCCGGTCCGCCACCGTCATGACGATGCTCGGCTCGGGGATCGTGGTCGGCCAGTCCGCGGCATCCGCTCTCACCGGCATCGTCGCCGACGCGGCCGGAGCGCCCGTCGCCCTCGTCGCGCCCGCCCTCGCGGCGGCCCTCGTGCTCGGCGCCGGCATCGTGAACGCGGTCGCGCGGCGCGAGAGCTAGGGCGTCGCGCCGGCGAGCAGCCTCTTGATCTCGGCCATCGTCTGCTCCGACTGCGCGAGGAGCTCGTGCAGTCGCTGCGTGGCGTCGTCGCTCGCGCGCGCGGTCGTGGTCGGGCCCGCCGCGGTGACATCCGCCCCGGCCGTCGACGTCACCGCGACGCCCGCGTCGACGGCACCGGACACCGCACCGGCGGCGACGCCCTTCGCCGCGTGCGAGGCCAGGGAAGGTGTCGCCGCTTCGGGGGCCGTCTCGCCTTCGACGTCACTGACCGCCAGAGCCTGGGCATCCGCCTCGGCGTTCTCGTCCGCCGCCTTGCGCGGCCCGAGGAAGAGGTTGGCGAGGTACCCCGTGAAGGTGCCGAAGATGCCGACGCCCACGATGATGATCAGCGCCCCGATCAGGCGTCCGGCGTTGGTCACGGGGAACCGATCGCCGTAGCCCACCGTCGAGATGGTGACGAGCGTGTACCAGAGCGCGTCCGAGGCTGTGGTGATGTTCGCGCCGTCGGCGTCCTCCTCGACGGCCAGCACCGAGATGCTGCCGAACTGGAGCACCAGCACCCCCATGAGCAGGAGGGTCATCAGGGCGCTGTTCGCGCGGTCCTTCACCAGCGTCGTCCAGACGGTCCTCGGACCGAGCTCGCGCAGCAGCCGGAAGACGCGCAGCAGACGGAACAGCCGCAGGATCTTGAACTGCGGGAACGGGAGGCTCGCCAGCAGGTCGGCCCAGCCGAAGCCGCGGAAGAAGTACCGGCCGGCCGACGGCGCCGTCGTGATCCGGTAGATGAAGTCGCCGAGGAAGATCGCGCTGAACAGCGCGTTCATCACCGACAGCACGAGTTCGAGCGCGGCGTCCCCCGCGACCAGGTACACCAGCACCAGGTTCACGATCGAGAGGATCGACAGCGCACCGATGAAGATCTCGTACGCGGTGTTCTTGAGCTCCGCCCGTGCGGCGGCACGCGCCTGCGCGCGCGCCCGGGACCGTTCGCGGATCTGGGAGAGAGGCCGGGCCATGACGACTCCTCGGATCGGGTCACGCCGGACGCCCTCCGGCTGAGCCCCCATTGTCCTCGCTCAGCGGCGGGCGGCGCGAGCGTCACGCCGCACTGAAGCCGCCTGCCCAGCGCCGGCGGCGCAGCCTTACGGCACCGGGGCGCCGATCGTGGTCGCGGCGTTCCCGCCCGTCGGCGCGTGCGGGTGGGCTGCGGCGGCACGACGTCGCCGCAGCGCCGCGGCGGCGCGCCGGGTGGCGTCGACGGTCTCGGTGAGCACGTCGTCCCACCGCGCCAGGAACGCCGGCAGGCCGTAGTGGGTGAGCGCGTGCGTGCGCGCCCGGGCGCCGACGTCCCTCGCCCACTCCGGCTCGTGGAGGAAGGTCCGCACCGCACGCCGCAGCTCGTCGACGTCCGTCGATGCCACGCCGGCGTCGGGCGGCACGGCGCGACCGGCCTCGGTCGTCGCGAGAGCGGCCACCGGCATCCCCAGATGCATCGCCTCCAGCAGCGAAAGGCCGAGGGAGGTCCAGCGGAACGGATGGACGTACACGCGCCGGCGCGCCAGCTCGGCGTGCAGCAGCCGGGGCGGCAGGCTCTCCGCGGGGTGGATGTCGGTGTGACCCGGGAATGCATCCGCCAGCCGCCCCGCGTCGATCCCGAACACGTCGACCGGCGCTTCCCGCGTGAACTGCGGCAGCAGATCGGTGCCCGTCGCCCGCCACCGCCGCACCGGCTCGTTGACCACGACCCCGATGCGCGGCAGCTCCCCGGTGTAGAGCGGCCCGGGGTCGGGCACGCCGTGCTCGACCACGGTCGTGCGGGCGTTCCCGCTGTCCCAGAACAGCCGGTTGAAGTGCGTCACGTGAGCGATCGGGATCCTGCGCTGATCGGCGAGCGGATGCCTCGTGGCGAAGGCGGACGGGCCGGGAGTGTTGTGCTCCAGGTACACCGCGGGCACATCCCTGCCCGGCACGCGGCCGGTCAGCTGCTCCACCAGCGCGAGCTCCTCCGGGCGCTGGAGGACGACGATGTCGATGTCCTCCTCGCCGAGCGCGTGGAGCGGGACAGCCCGGGCGTGCTCCCACCCCCAGCATCCGACGCCGTCGTCCTCCCCCGGCCCGTCGCCGGGCACCGCGAGAAGGTACTCGTGGGCGCCGCGGACGAAGGCGTCGGTGTAGCCGCCGTGGATGGGCCAGAGGAGGACCCGCACGTCGAGGGCCTAGTAGTCCTCGGGGGCGAGGTCGCCCTGCCCGCTCTCGCCCAGCTCGGCGATCTCAGGAGACATGTCCTGCGTCTCGGGCTGGAGGCCCTCCGACGGCAGGTCGAGGCGTGGCACCTGGTCCTCGTCCGACGGCAGGTGCGCGGGGTCGTCGCCGGTGGCGGTCGCCGCGTCGTCGTCGAAGTCGTCAGTCTGCCCGTTCGTGCGGTCCCACTCGGCCTGCGCCGGGTCGAGGGTGGGATCGGGTTCGATCGAGGTGTCCTGGTCGCGCAGCGGCTGCACGCCGGTCAGCCCGTCAGGGGCGCGGGGGATGTCATCGGGAAGGTTGTCGGACATGGGTGTTCGTGTCCTCTCTCTCAGGAGAAGCCACCGTACGAAGGTCCGGCGGCGGGCGGCACGGGGTTGACGGCCGAGCCCGCGGAGAGGTACGGACGCCGGATGCCTCGCGCCCGCGAACCCGGCCTAGTCTCGTCTCATGCACGGGTCTTCGGAGGCGGGTTCGTGAGCGACGGCGGGCGGTCGGCGGACCGATGGGTGCTGCACGTCGATCTGGACCAGTTCATCGCGGCGGTCGAGGTGCTGCGCACCCCCGATCTCGCCGGCAGACCGGTGATCGTCGGCGGCCGGGGCGATCCCACCGAGCGCGCGGTGGTGTCGACGGCGTCGTACGAGGCACGGCAGTACGGGGTGGGATCCGGGATGCCGCTGCGCATCGCCGCACGCAAGGTTCCGGATGCCGTCATCCTTCCGGTCGACGCGCCCGCGTACCTCGCCGCGTCCGAGGAGGTCATGGCGACGCTGCGCGCGCAGCCCGGTGCGGTGGTGCAGGTGCTCGGGTGGGACGAGGCGTTCGTCGGCGTCGCCGCGCAGGATCCCGAGGGGTACGCACGCCGGCTGCAGGCGGCGGTGCTCGAGCGCACGCGGCTGCACTGCAGCGTCGGCATCGGCGACACACTGGTGCGCGCCAAGAACGCCACCGACTTCGGCAAGCCGCGGGGCGTCTTCCGTCTGACCGCGGACAACTGGCTCGACGTGATGGGCGACAAGCCGACGATCGCCCTGTGGGGCGTCGGCTCCAAGGTCTCCAAGCGGCTCGCGCTGCTCGGGGTCACGACGGTCCGCGAGCTCGCCGTCGCCGACACCGACGCGCTGGCGAGTGAGTTCGGGCCGAAGATGGGGCCGTGGTACCGCCAGCTCGGTCGCGGCGACGGGTCCGCAGTCGTCGACGACACGCCGTGGGTGGCGCGCGGGCACAGCAAGGAGACGACGTTCCAGGTCGACATCGTCGATCCCCACGACATCGAGCGCGAGGCTCGCCGCCTCCTCGACGAGGTGCTCGATGAGGTGGCATCCGACGATCGCCCTGTCGTGGGACTCGGCCTCAAGGTGCGCTACGCGCCCTTCCTCACGAAGACGTTCACGAAGAAGATCCCGGCGACGTCCGACCGCGCGGTCGTCGTGGCGCGGGCGCTCGAGCTCGTCGCGAAGATCGATCCGGGCCGTCCCATCCGCCTGCTCGGCGTGCGCGCCGAGATGGCGATGCCCGACGACGCACGGGAGGGTCACACTCCGACGCGCAGCGGCTGGTAACCGCGGGCCACCGCGGCCGCGCCGACGCCGTCTCGAGGCAAGGCGTTTCGGCCGAGACCGGGGACGCCGCCCCTCAGCTCGGCCGAGACGCCCGGTCTCGGGGCTGAGGGAGGTCGACGAACCCTCCGGTCGGCGGGGAGGCCCGGTCTCGCCGCGCAGCCCGGGTCACGCCAGCCGGCGCGGCTCGAGGCAAGGGATTCCGGCCGAGACCGAGGACATCGCTCCTCAGCTCGGCCGAAACGCCCTGTCTCGCCGCGGAGTGCGAGCCGGCGACCCCTCGGCTCGGCGAGCACGCCGCGTCTCGCCGCGCAGCCCGGGTCACGCCAGCCGGCGCGGCTCGAGGCAAGGGATTCCGGCCGAGACCGGGGACGTCGCTCCTCTGCTCGGCCGAAACGCCCTGTCTCGGCGCTCGGCGCGGGCCGGCGCGGGCCGGCGAGCGCCGGCGCGGGCCCGGGGGCCAGCGCGGGTCCGCCGGGCCAGCGCGGCCCGCGGAGGGTGCGCTCAGCGCAGGTCCGCGAGCGCGCGGTGCACCGACGCGACAGCGCTGGAGCCCTCGCCCACGGCGGCGGCCACGCGCTTCATGGATCCGCGGCGCACGTCGCCGGCGGCGAACACGCGCGGCACCGACGTCTCGAAGGGCAGCGGCTCGCGCCCCAGCCCCTGCCAGCGCTGGAGCGACTGCACCGACACGTCGGTGCCGGTCCGCAGGAACCCGTCGGCGTCGCGATCCAGCTCGGCGAGCCACGACGTCGCGGGCTCGGCGCCGATGAAGCAGAAGAGGCCCTTCGCGTCGACGTCGCCGATCGAGTCGATGCGCACGCGCTCGAGGGACGACGAGCCCTCGAGGCCGACCACGCGCGACCCGGTGTGCACGGCGACCCTCGGCTCCTCGAGGAGCCGGTCCACCAGGTACGACGACATCCGCGTGCCGAGGTCGGACCCGCGCACCACGAGGTGCACGGGGCAGCCGTTGGCGGCGAGGTAGAGCGATGCCTGGCCGGCGGAGTTCGCCCCGCCGACGACTACCACCGGCGACTCGAGCACCTGCCGCAGCTCGAGCGGCGTCGCCGCGTAGTAGATCCCCGCTCCCTCGAACTCGTTCCAGCGGTCGAGATCGAGCGTGCGGTAGGCGGCTCCGGAGGTGACGATCGCGGTGCGGGCACGGATGACGCGACCGTCGGTCAGGGTGATGTCGAGGTCGTCCCCCGCGGCGCGCAGGTCGACGGCCTCGCACGGCGCGTACACGCGGACTCCGAACTTCAGTGCCTGGAGCGATGCCTGGCCGATGAGGTCGCCGCCGCTGACGCCGAACGGGAACCCGAGGAAGTTCTCGATGCGCGAGGTGGCTGCGGCCTGCCCGCCCGGCGCGACCGCGTCCAGCAGCACCGTGCTCAGTCCCTCGGAGGCGCCGTAGATCGCGGCGGCGAGCCCCGCCGGTCCCCCGCCGATCACCACCAGGTCGACGACCTCGTCGCCGCGCGCCTGGTAGCTGAGCCCCAGCCTCTCCGCCACGGCGCCGGGGGTGGCCCGCGGCATCGGCGCGCCCTGGATGAACGCGACCGGAAGGTCGTCGAGCGTGATGCCGTGCTCTCCGAGCGGGCCGAGGTCGCCGGGCGGCAGCTCGATCGCGGTGTGGACCAGGTCGACGCGCTCGGCGAACCGGCGAAGCGTCATGAACTCGCGCGACGAACGCGGGCCGACGAGCTTCAGCGTGAGGGCAGCGGGTCCCCGGCGGAGCATCTCGCGGCGGGCCCACAGTGCGTGCAGCACGATGTCGCACAGCTCGTCGTCCTCCGCCATGAGCAGTCGCAGCTGGGCACGGCTGACCCGCAGCATCCGCCCCCCGGCCGAGGCGCGCGCCGACAGGAACGCGCCCTGACCGTTGAGCAGCCCGAGCTCGCCCACGAAGCTGCGCGGGCCCATCCGCCCGATCGACGTCTCGCCCACCCAGCCGAACGAGACGCGCACCAGCTCGATCTCGCCGGACTCGACGAGGATCAGGTCGTAGTCCAGGTCTCCGGCCTCGAACAGGTACTCGCCCTCGGCGACCTCCTGCGGCTCTCCGAACGCCCGCAGGCGGCTCCACTGCGCGTCGGTGAGCGGCGGCCTCATCATCCGCTCGAGGTCGGTCTGCGTCACACTCGAACCACCCATGGCAAGGCCCCTCGTCGTCAGTGGATCAGAAGTCGCCAGTCGGCCGGCACCCGGCCCGCGGGACCGGGCGAAGGCTGGCTGAGCGGACGAGCTTCCGGCGGCGCGAGCGGCGGGCCGTCCACGTAATCCCCGGCCATGTAGTCCCAGAACCAGGTCTCCCCCGGCTCGAAGCTGCGCGCGTAGCGGTGCCCGCTGGAGCGGAAGTGGGCCGTCGCGTGCTGTGCGGGCGAGGTGTCGCAGCATCCGATCTCTCCGCACACCGCGCACCGCCGCAGGTGCACCCACCAGCCGCCGACGGCGTCGCAGTCGGCGCAGCCCTCTCCGGAGGGCGGCAGAGTGGGATCGATCTCGTTCAGGCTCATGCGCCTGCCCTTCTCGCACGGTCGTCGGGGCCGATGCTAACGCCCCTCCTCGCCGTCGCGGCCGGTTCGCCCCCGCCAGACGGACGCTGTGCCAGTCTGACGGCATGGCAGAGGTCTTCCGGGACGAGCTCGGCGTCCCCCATATCCGCGCCTCGGACGTCGGCGACCTCGCCGAGGCGCAGGGCGAGGTGACCGCGCGGGATCGCGGCTGGCAGATCGAGGTCGCCCGGCTGCGCGCGTCGGGCCGCATCTCGGAGCTGATCGGGCAGGCGGGAGTGGCGTGGGACGTCTTCGCGCGACGTGCGCGCCTGGACGACACGGCTCGCCGGGCGTTCGCGGCGCTCGACGCGGACACCGCCGAGTTCGTCCGCCGCTACGCCGCAGGGGTCCGCCGGGGAATGGCGACGTCCGGCGGCTCGGCCGCCGAGTTCGCGACCTTGGATACGGCGTTCCACGAGGCCCGGCCCCTCGAGCCGTGGGAGGACCACGATCCCCTCGGGGTGCTGCATGCGGCCCATGCGCTGTTCTCGCCGCTTCCGCTGCTGCTGTGGCGCGAGCACGTGGCCGCGACGCTCGGCGACGACTGGGTCGACGTCTTCGCCGGATTCGGCGACGACGGCGACTCCGGGGAAGACGGCACGCCGACCTCGGGCAGCAACGCGTGGGCGCTGCACGGATCGAGGACGGACAGCGGGATGCCGCTCCTCGCGGGAGACCCGCACCGCACGTTCGAGCTGCCCGGCGTGTACCAGCAGGTGCGGCTGGCCTGCGACGAGTTCGACGTCGTCGGCCTCACGTTCCCCGGGGTGCCCGGCGTGCAGCACTTCGGCCACACCGGCGAGGCCGCGTGGGGCGTGACGAACGCGATGGCGCACAGCGTCGACGTGTTCCGCGAGCGGCTGCGCCCGACCGAGGACGGGTACGACTCCCTCGGCCCGCGGGGCTGGCGCCCCGCCGACGTGCGGCGCTCGCTGGTGCGGGTTCGTGGAGCCGAGGCGGTCGAGGTCGAGGCGATCGAGACCGAGCGCGGCACGGTGGTGTCGGAGCTGAGCCGACGCGACGGCGAGCTCGTCGGCTGGAGCGTGCGCCTTCCCGCGCGGGCGGGCGCCGACGTGGGGGCCCGGGCGCTGCTGCCGCTGCTGCGCGCGCGCACCGCCGTCGAGGTGATCGGCGCCTTCTCGTCGTGGGTGGACCCGGTGAACCGCGTCCTGGCGGCCGATCGCACCGGCGTCGTGCTCTCGGCCACCGTCGGCGCGACGCCCGATCGGCCGCCCGGCCGGCGCCGGCGGGCATTCGACGGCGCCACGGTGGATCCGGCCCCGAACCGGCCGGCCGTCCCGGCCGTGGAGGTGACCGACAGCGTCGTCGACGCCAACGAGCGCCCCTCCGATCCGCGCATCGACCTGGGCTGGGCCTACCCGCCGCCGCACCGCGCGTCGCGCATCCGCCACCTTCTCGCCGAGCGGCGGCCTCGCGCGGTCGCCGAGTTCGCCGCGGTCTGGGGCGACACCGCAGGAGGCTCCCTGATGGCCGGTCTCCTCGCCGCTGTCCGCCCGGACGACCTGTCGCCCGCCGCCGCGGCGGCGCTCGACGAGCTGCGCGCGTGGGACGGGCGGATGGATGCCTCCTCCGCTGACGCCGGCCGCTACGGCGCCTGGCGGTCCGGCGTCGCCCGCCGCGTCGCCGCGCATCCGGCGCTGGCCCCGCTCCGCGCCCCGCACCCGTTCGGCCGCGTGTTCGACGCGTGGGTCGGCGCGGATGTCCAGGTGCCCGCTGCGCTGCCGCGTCTGCTGCGGCATCCGGCCCTCGCGCCGGAGATGCCGTCGATCGTCACCGAGGCGTGGGAGGAGGCATCCGTCGCGCCCGCGTGGGGCGAGATGCACCGGCTGCTGCCGACGCATGCGCTCGCCGGCGTCCCGGGCGTCATGGCTCCGGGGGCGGGGCTCGACATCCCGATGTCGGGAGACGGCGAGACGGTGCGGTGCACCGGCTCCACCTCGGGCGTCACCGAGCGCAGCTGGCGGGGCTCGGTCGCGCGCTGGGCGTGGGACCTGGCGGACCGGGAGCAGAGCCTGTGGAGCGTCCCGTTCGGCGCCTCGGGGCACCCGGGATCGCCGCACTTCGCCGACCAGCTGGACGACTGGGCGGGCGTCCGACCGGCGCGGGTGGTTACCGAGTGGGCGCGGCTCCGCCCCGATTCCGACGCCGGCGCACCAACGGCCGCAGGCGCCGGCGGAGCCGCCGGCTGACGGTCAGGACCCCGCGAAAGCCGGGAGGTCGAGCGCCCCCTCGCGGGCCGTCTCGATCGCCGCGTGCACCGCGCCCAGCGAGACGATGTCGGCGCCGAGCGTCGAGGCCACCACCTCGGGGACAGGCAGGTCGAGCTCGCGCGGGAGTGCGGCGCGCGCGGCCTCGATCACGGGGCCGGCGCCTTCGGCGACCGCGCCCGAGACGATGATGCGGCGCGAGTCGAAGAAGCTGCCGAGCACGCCGGCCACCACGGCGAGCGTCTCGCCGACCTGCCGCGCGATCGCGAGCGCCGCCTCGTCGCCCCCCGCCGCCAGCGTCAGCACCGCCTTTCCGTCGATCCTGGCGTCCGCGAGCCGTCGCAGCGCGCTGCCGGCGGGCACGGCGCCCGCGGCGAGCGCCTCGCGCGCCAGGGCTGCGGCGCGATAGCCGAGGCCCCAGGCGCCCTCGACGCCTGCGACGTGGTCGAACGCCACCATCTCGGCCGCCCCGCCGTGCGCACCCCGGAGCAGCCGGCCGTCCACCCACACGCCGGCGCCGAGGCGGT from the Microbacterium atlanticum genome contains:
- a CDS encoding potassium channel family protein translates to MARPLSQIRERSRARAQARAAARAELKNTAYEIFIGALSILSIVNLVLVYLVAGDAALELVLSVMNALFSAIFLGDFIYRITTAPSAGRYFFRGFGWADLLASLPFPQFKILRLFRLLRVFRLLRELGPRTVWTTLVKDRANSALMTLLLMGVLVLQFGSISVLAVEEDADGANITTASDALWYTLVTISTVGYGDRFPVTNAGRLIGALIIIVGVGIFGTFTGYLANLFLGPRKAADENAEADAQALAVSDVEGETAPEAATPSLASHAAKGVAAGAVSGAVDAGVAVTSTAGADVTAAGPTTTARASDDATQRLHELLAQSEQTMAEIKRLLAGATP
- a CDS encoding glycosyltransferase, whose protein sequence is MRVLLWPIHGGYTDAFVRGAHEYLLAVPGDGPGEDDGVGCWGWEHARAVPLHALGEEDIDIVVLQRPEELALVEQLTGRVPGRDVPAVYLEHNTPGPSAFATRHPLADQRRIPIAHVTHFNRLFWDSGNARTTVVEHGVPDPGPLYTGELPRIGVVVNEPVRRWRATGTDLLPQFTREAPVDVFGIDAGRLADAFPGHTDIHPAESLPPRLLHAELARRRVYVHPFRWTSLGLSLLEAMHLGMPVAALATTEAGRAVPPDAGVASTDVDELRRAVRTFLHEPEWARDVGARARTHALTHYGLPAFLARWDDVLTETVDATRRAAAALRRRRAAAAHPHAPTGGNAATTIGAPVP
- a CDS encoding sugar ABC transporter ATPase, with product MSDNLPDDIPRAPDGLTGVQPLRDQDTSIEPDPTLDPAQAEWDRTNGQTDDFDDDAATATGDDPAHLPSDEDQVPRLDLPSEGLQPETQDMSPEIAELGESGQGDLAPEDY
- a CDS encoding DNA polymerase IV — translated: MLHVDLDQFIAAVEVLRTPDLAGRPVIVGGRGDPTERAVVSTASYEARQYGVGSGMPLRIAARKVPDAVILPVDAPAYLAASEEVMATLRAQPGAVVQVLGWDEAFVGVAAQDPEGYARRLQAAVLERTRLHCSVGIGDTLVRAKNATDFGKPRGVFRLTADNWLDVMGDKPTIALWGVGSKVSKRLALLGVTTVRELAVADTDALASEFGPKMGPWYRQLGRGDGSAVVDDTPWVARGHSKETTFQVDIVDPHDIEREARRLLDEVLDEVASDDRPVVGLGLKVRYAPFLTKTFTKKIPATSDRAVVVARALELVAKIDPGRPIRLLGVRAEMAMPDDAREGHTPTRSGW
- a CDS encoding FAD-dependent oxidoreductase — protein: MGGSSVTQTDLERMMRPPLTDAQWSRLRAFGEPQEVAEGEYLFEAGDLDYDLILVESGEIELVRVSFGWVGETSIGRMGPRSFVGELGLLNGQGAFLSARASAGGRMLRVSRAQLRLLMAEDDELCDIVLHALWARREMLRRGPAALTLKLVGPRSSREFMTLRRFAERVDLVHTAIELPPGDLGPLGEHGITLDDLPVAFIQGAPMPRATPGAVAERLGLSYQARGDEVVDLVVIGGGPAGLAAAIYGASEGLSTVLLDAVAPGGQAAATSRIENFLGFPFGVSGGDLIGQASLQALKFGVRVYAPCEAVDLRAAGDDLDITLTDGRVIRARTAIVTSGAAYRTLDLDRWNEFEGAGIYYAATPLELRQVLESPVVVVGGANSAGQASLYLAANGCPVHLVVRGSDLGTRMSSYLVDRLLEEPRVAVHTGSRVVGLEGSSSLERVRIDSIGDVDAKGLFCFIGAEPATSWLAELDRDADGFLRTGTDVSVQSLQRWQGLGREPLPFETSVPRVFAAGDVRRGSMKRVAAAVGEGSSAVASVHRALADLR
- a CDS encoding UBP-type zinc finger domain-containing protein, which produces MSLNEIDPTLPPSGEGCADCDAVGGWWVHLRRCAVCGEIGCCDTSPAQHATAHFRSSGHRYARSFEPGETWFWDYMAGDYVDGPPLAPPEARPLSQPSPGPAGRVPADWRLLIH
- a CDS encoding penicillin acylase family protein, translating into MAEVFRDELGVPHIRASDVGDLAEAQGEVTARDRGWQIEVARLRASGRISELIGQAGVAWDVFARRARLDDTARRAFAALDADTAEFVRRYAAGVRRGMATSGGSAAEFATLDTAFHEARPLEPWEDHDPLGVLHAAHALFSPLPLLLWREHVAATLGDDWVDVFAGFGDDGDSGEDGTPTSGSNAWALHGSRTDSGMPLLAGDPHRTFELPGVYQQVRLACDEFDVVGLTFPGVPGVQHFGHTGEAAWGVTNAMAHSVDVFRERLRPTEDGYDSLGPRGWRPADVRRSLVRVRGAEAVEVEAIETERGTVVSELSRRDGELVGWSVRLPARAGADVGARALLPLLRARTAVEVIGAFSSWVDPVNRVLAADRTGVVLSATVGATPDRPPGRRRRAFDGATVDPAPNRPAVPAVEVTDSVVDANERPSDPRIDLGWAYPPPHRASRIRHLLAERRPRAVAEFAAVWGDTAGGSLMAGLLAAVRPDDLSPAAAAALDELRAWDGRMDASSADAGRYGAWRSGVARRVAAHPALAPLRAPHPFGRVFDAWVGADVQVPAALPRLLRHPALAPEMPSIVTEAWEEASVAPAWGEMHRLLPTHALAGVPGVMAPGAGLDIPMSGDGETVRCTGSTSGVTERSWRGSVARWAWDLADREQSLWSVPFGASGHPGSPHFADQLDDWAGVRPARVVTEWARLRPDSDAGAPTAAGAGGAAG